From Roseibium alexandrii DFL-11, the proteins below share one genomic window:
- the queC gene encoding 7-cyano-7-deazaguanine synthase QueC — protein MKTLVICSGGMDSVTLAHKIAQENELIGLISFDYGQRHKKELDYAKACADALNTEHILIDITNIGRQLTGSALTDNIDVPDGHYAEDTMKITVVPNRNAIMLTIAYGIASARGAEAVATAVHGGDHFIYPDCRPAFTESFEEMQRNALEGMGEIKLYTPYVRVSKADIAAEGAKLGVDHTKSWSCYKGGDIHCGRCGTCVERREAFHLAGVDDPTTYADPNFWKGACNV, from the coding sequence TTGAAAACACTTGTCATCTGTTCCGGCGGAATGGATTCCGTCACCCTTGCGCACAAAATCGCGCAAGAAAACGAGCTGATCGGCCTGATCTCCTTCGACTATGGCCAGCGCCACAAAAAGGAGCTGGACTATGCCAAAGCCTGTGCCGATGCGCTCAACACCGAGCACATCCTGATCGACATCACGAACATCGGCCGCCAGCTAACCGGCTCGGCGCTGACCGATAACATTGATGTGCCCGACGGCCACTATGCCGAAGACACCATGAAGATCACTGTGGTGCCCAACCGCAACGCGATCATGCTGACCATTGCCTATGGAATTGCCTCTGCTCGCGGCGCCGAGGCGGTCGCAACAGCCGTTCATGGCGGCGATCATTTCATCTATCCGGATTGCCGGCCCGCCTTCACCGAGAGCTTTGAGGAAATGCAGCGCAATGCTTTGGAAGGAATGGGCGAGATCAAGCTTTACACGCCGTATGTGCGTGTCAGCAAAGCCGATATCGCAGCCGAGGGCGCAAAGCTGGGCGTAGATCACACCAAATCCTGGTCTTGCTACAAAGGCGGTGACATTCACTGCGGACGCTGTGGCACCTGTGTTGAACGGCGGGAAGCCTTCCATCTGGCTGGCGTGGACGATCCAACAACCTATGCCGACCCCAACTTCTGGAAAGGGGCCTGTAATGTATAG
- the queF gene encoding preQ(1) synthase encodes MSDKSIYENLTQLGASTELPDSPENAVLEKVPNPQAGTKYMVRFVSPEFTSLCPLTSAPDFAHLVIDYVPKDFLVESKSLKLFLGSFRNHGAFHEDCTVSIGKRLVDLLDPEWLRIGGYWYPRGGIPIDVFYQTGPAPEEVWIPEQGVQPYRGRG; translated from the coding sequence ATGAGCGACAAATCCATATACGAAAACCTCACCCAGCTCGGCGCATCGACAGAGCTGCCCGACAGCCCGGAAAACGCTGTTCTGGAAAAGGTTCCAAACCCGCAAGCCGGCACAAAATACATGGTGCGCTTTGTGTCACCAGAGTTTACCTCGCTGTGCCCTCTGACCAGCGCGCCGGATTTTGCGCATCTCGTCATCGACTACGTGCCCAAGGACTTCCTGGTCGAAAGCAAGTCCCTGAAACTTTTCCTGGGGTCTTTCCGCAATCACGGCGCGTTCCATGAAGACTGCACGGTCTCAATCGGCAAGCGCCTCGTTGATCTGCTCGATCCTGAGTGGTTGCGGATCGGCGGATACTGGTATCCGCGCGGCGGGATTCCAATCGACGTTTTTTACCAGACCGGCCCAGCCCCGGAGGAGGTCTGGATCCCCGAGCAAGGGGTACAGCCATACCGGGGCCGCGGATAG
- a CDS encoding SDR family NAD(P)-dependent oxidoreductase — protein sequence MQKTILLTGATDGIGLETAKRLAADGHTLLIHGRNPDKLDRVKADLEALPGAGEVEAYVADFSDLADVNSLADTIRSHRNHLDVLINNAGILRTQDPLNKDGMDVRFVVNTIAPYLLTRKLLPLMGNAGRVVNLSSAAQAPVNLKALAGQQGASDMEAYAQSKLAITMWTRDLARELGSDGPVIVAVNPASLLGTKMVKEGFGVSGSDIGVGVDILMRASLSEEFAGRSGAYFDNDSGRFADPHPSGMDPKACAEVVATIRDVLAHTGLPAN from the coding sequence ATGCAAAAGACAATTCTTCTCACCGGGGCCACCGATGGTATCGGGCTGGAAACAGCGAAACGGCTTGCCGCGGACGGCCACACGCTGTTGATTCACGGACGAAACCCGGACAAGCTGGACAGGGTGAAGGCTGATCTGGAGGCTCTTCCGGGCGCCGGTGAGGTTGAGGCGTATGTGGCTGATTTTTCAGATCTGGCCGATGTGAACAGTCTGGCGGACACCATTCGCAGCCACCGCAATCATCTGGACGTTCTGATCAATAACGCCGGGATCCTCCGCACCCAGGATCCTTTGAACAAAGACGGCATGGATGTCCGCTTTGTGGTCAATACGATCGCGCCGTATCTCCTCACGCGGAAGCTGTTGCCGCTGATGGGGAATGCAGGCCGGGTGGTCAACTTGTCTTCGGCTGCTCAGGCGCCAGTCAACCTGAAGGCCTTGGCCGGTCAACAAGGGGCCTCTGACATGGAGGCTTATGCGCAGAGTAAGCTTGCCATCACCATGTGGACACGGGATTTGGCACGCGAGTTGGGCTCCGACGGGCCAGTCATCGTGGCTGTCAATCCGGCCTCCCTTCTTGGCACCAAGATGGTGAAAGAGGGGTTCGGTGTGTCCGGTAGTGACATCGGTGTCGGCGTCGACATTTTGATGCGGGCCTCCTTGTCTGAGGAGTTCGCCGGCCGGTCTGGAGCTTATTTTGATAATGATTCCGGACGCTTCGCGGACCCGCATCCGTCAGGAATGGATCCGAAGGCTTGCGCTGAGGTCGTTGCAACGATCCGCGATGTCCTTGCGCACACCGGCCTGCCTGCAAATTAA
- a CDS encoding YifB family Mg chelatase-like AAA ATPase: MVSRVTTVAFQGIEAVPVDVQVHVGPGMVAFTIVGLPDKAVAESRERVRAALSASGLALPAKRVTVNLAPADLPKEGSHYDLPIALGVMAAIGAIPAEFLENYVILGELALDGTLAPVAGVLPAAMSANALEKGLICPFECGGEAAWADGEMDILAPRSLIQLANHFKGTQVLSRPAAKLRGDPVGIPDLADVKGQESAKRALEIAAAGGHNLLMVGPPGSGKSMLASRLPSILPPLTPRELLEVSMIASLAGELADGKLSDRRPFRAPHHSASMAALVGGGLRAKPGEVSLAHNGVLFLDELPEFNPQVLDSLRQPLETGEAIIARANHRVTYPARIQMVAAMNPCRCGHAGEPGHQCRRGERCVTEYQARISGPFLDRIDLRIEVPAVTAADLIGPAESEPSSEVAKRVLVARKLQEQRFFDLGVAARTNAQAPASVVEKMAQPDDKGLAFLREAAETLQLSARGYHRVLKLARTLADLDGLETVARIHLAEALSYRGQDLSRRAA; encoded by the coding sequence ATGGTCAGCCGCGTGACCACAGTGGCCTTTCAAGGTATTGAGGCAGTTCCGGTCGATGTCCAAGTGCATGTCGGGCCGGGCATGGTCGCCTTTACGATCGTGGGCTTGCCGGACAAGGCGGTGGCAGAAAGCCGGGAGCGGGTCCGCGCGGCTCTGTCTGCCTCAGGTCTTGCGTTGCCTGCAAAGCGTGTCACGGTCAATTTGGCGCCAGCGGACCTTCCAAAGGAGGGATCCCATTACGATCTGCCGATTGCACTCGGGGTGATGGCGGCAATTGGCGCAATACCGGCCGAGTTTCTGGAGAACTATGTCATTCTGGGCGAGTTGGCGTTGGATGGCACCCTTGCTCCAGTCGCAGGCGTCTTGCCTGCCGCCATGAGCGCAAACGCACTGGAAAAAGGACTCATCTGTCCTTTCGAATGTGGCGGAGAAGCCGCCTGGGCAGACGGTGAAATGGACATTCTGGCGCCGCGGTCCCTGATCCAGCTCGCCAATCATTTCAAGGGAACGCAGGTCCTCTCCAGGCCCGCAGCCAAACTCCGGGGCGATCCGGTTGGCATTCCGGACCTTGCAGATGTAAAGGGTCAGGAAAGTGCCAAACGCGCTTTGGAAATCGCGGCGGCTGGTGGTCATAACCTGCTGATGGTCGGACCGCCGGGATCCGGCAAATCCATGCTGGCTAGCCGCTTGCCCTCTATTCTGCCGCCGCTCACCCCGCGCGAACTACTTGAAGTCTCCATGATCGCCTCGCTTGCAGGGGAACTTGCGGATGGCAAACTGTCCGACCGCCGCCCGTTTCGCGCACCGCATCACTCGGCCTCCATGGCGGCCCTAGTCGGCGGTGGCTTGCGGGCCAAACCTGGTGAAGTCTCGCTGGCTCACAACGGGGTTCTTTTTCTGGACGAGCTCCCCGAATTCAATCCCCAGGTGCTCGACAGTCTGCGTCAGCCGTTGGAAACGGGTGAGGCCATTATTGCGCGGGCCAATCACCGGGTGACTTACCCGGCTCGCATTCAGATGGTGGCGGCGATGAACCCCTGCCGGTGCGGTCATGCTGGGGAACCGGGACACCAATGCCGGCGCGGAGAACGATGTGTGACAGAATACCAAGCCCGGATATCGGGGCCGTTTCTGGACCGCATTGATCTGAGGATTGAGGTCCCTGCGGTCACGGCAGCCGATCTGATCGGCCCGGCAGAAAGTGAGCCGTCTTCAGAGGTCGCCAAGCGGGTTCTGGTGGCCCGCAAACTTCAGGAACAGCGTTTTTTTGATCTTGGGGTTGCGGCGCGGACCAATGCGCAAGCCCCGGCCTCGGTGGTCGAAAAGATGGCGCAACCAGATGACAAGGGTCTCGCCTTCTTGCGTGAAGCTGCTGAGACACTGCAGCTTTCAGCTCGGGGCTACCATCGGGTGCTGAAACTTGCCCGGACCCTCGCCGATCTTGACGGTCTCGAGACCGTTGCCCGGATCCACTTGGCTGAAGCGCTCAGTTATCGCGGCCAGGATCTCTCACGGCGGGCAGCGTAA
- a CDS encoding heavy metal-binding domain-containing protein has translation MLVTTTPTIQGKDLDYKGLVTGEAILGANLFKDIFAGIRDIVGGRSAAYEEELSKARQIAVEEMCQQAQRLGGNAVIGVDIDYETVGQNGSMLMVSATGTAVTMR, from the coding sequence ATGCTGGTGACAACAACGCCGACCATTCAAGGCAAGGATCTCGATTACAAGGGCCTGGTGACCGGCGAGGCCATCCTCGGCGCGAACTTGTTCAAGGACATTTTCGCCGGTATCCGCGACATCGTGGGCGGCCGGTCTGCAGCCTACGAAGAAGAGCTTTCCAAGGCCCGCCAGATCGCAGTTGAAGAAATGTGCCAACAGGCACAACGGCTTGGCGGTAATGCTGTAATCGGAGTTGATATCGATTATGAAACTGTGGGCCAGAACGGCTCCATGCTGATGGTGAGTGCGACCGGTACCGCTGTCACAATGCGCTGA
- a CDS encoding LysR family transcriptional regulator, protein MDTECLRLFVLAAEKSNISAAGKVLGLAPSIASARLAKLERSLGSDLLHRSTRKVSLSQEGAEFLPYAREILAQEDAARAALGHGKPEATGTLRFTAPSTFAQLYIVPMLPEFMERHPGIRLDLRLSDVKYDLIDGSFDLALRNSAMEDTSLKGRKLADDTRILCASPGYLAAHGVPKAPDELQQHQLIGFAARTAKPLMSPTGPEGVFDTRGHNARLTMDNGLSQKLATLAGAGISANSLWSVHQELKIGTLIRVLPDHIVDDPSMLWLIYPKSNVLTAKVRVFIDFLLEKIGKAPPWLKP, encoded by the coding sequence ATGGATACCGAATGCCTGCGCCTGTTTGTTTTGGCCGCCGAAAAAAGCAACATCAGTGCAGCCGGCAAGGTGTTGGGGCTTGCCCCTTCCATTGCAAGTGCACGGCTAGCCAAACTGGAACGCTCTCTCGGCTCGGATCTCTTGCACCGCTCCACGCGCAAAGTCTCGCTATCGCAAGAAGGGGCGGAGTTTCTTCCCTATGCCCGGGAAATCCTGGCGCAGGAGGACGCGGCACGCGCGGCACTCGGGCATGGCAAACCGGAGGCGACCGGAACATTGCGTTTTACCGCGCCAAGCACCTTTGCCCAGCTTTACATCGTTCCGATGTTGCCAGAGTTCATGGAACGGCATCCCGGCATCCGCCTCGATCTGCGATTATCAGACGTCAAATATGACTTGATTGACGGGAGTTTCGATCTTGCACTCCGAAACTCGGCTATGGAAGACACCAGCCTGAAGGGCCGGAAACTCGCGGATGACACGCGCATCCTATGCGCTTCCCCGGGATATCTTGCAGCTCATGGCGTACCCAAGGCTCCAGACGAGCTTCAGCAACACCAACTGATCGGTTTTGCCGCCCGCACCGCGAAACCGCTGATGAGCCCAACAGGTCCGGAAGGCGTGTTCGATACCCGGGGTCACAACGCCCGTTTAACGATGGACAACGGTCTCTCTCAAAAGCTCGCCACTCTCGCCGGAGCCGGTATTTCGGCCAATTCTCTCTGGAGTGTGCATCAGGAGCTGAAAATAGGAACACTCATTCGGGTACTGCCGGACCACATCGTCGATGATCCCTCCATGCTCTGGCTGATATACCCGAAGTCAAATGTCCTGACTGCAAAAGTGCGTGTTTTCATTGATTTTCTGCTTGAGAAAATCGGCAAGGCGCCGCCGTGGCTGAAGCCTTGA
- the queE gene encoding 7-carboxy-7-deazaguanine synthase QueE — protein MSIGQIRVNEIFGPTIQGEGALIGQPTVFVRTGGCDYRCSWCDTLHAVDSAYRDDWHPMTPQAILMQIEILSGGKPLMVSLSGGNPAIQPLGSLIELGKREGYRFALETQGSIAKDWFAALDVLTLSPKPPSSGMDTDWQKLAECVEAAGSETQTVLKTVIFDDADYDYAKDLAARYPELPLYLQPGNHTPPSPATADAPIDMPGIMDRMRWLVDKVAGDRWYTPTVLPQLHTLIWGNLRGV, from the coding sequence ATGAGCATCGGACAAATCCGGGTCAACGAGATTTTCGGTCCAACGATTCAGGGTGAAGGTGCCCTGATTGGTCAGCCAACCGTCTTTGTGCGCACCGGCGGTTGCGACTATCGCTGCAGCTGGTGCGATACACTGCACGCCGTCGACAGCGCCTACCGGGACGACTGGCACCCGATGACGCCGCAGGCGATCCTGATGCAGATCGAAATCCTAAGCGGTGGCAAGCCTTTGATGGTCTCGCTGTCAGGGGGCAATCCGGCGATACAGCCACTTGGATCTTTAATAGAACTCGGCAAACGGGAAGGCTATCGTTTTGCCCTGGAGACGCAGGGGAGCATCGCCAAGGACTGGTTTGCGGCACTCGATGTCCTGACCTTGAGCCCCAAGCCGCCCTCCAGCGGCATGGACACGGATTGGCAAAAACTCGCGGAATGTGTCGAGGCGGCCGGATCCGAGACCCAGACAGTCTTGAAAACCGTGATCTTCGATGACGCGGACTACGACTATGCCAAGGATCTTGCTGCGCGCTACCCGGAGCTGCCGCTTTATCTGCAGCCTGGCAATCACACGCCACCGTCACCGGCCACAGCAGATGCTCCGATCGACATGCCCGGTATCATGGACCGGATGCGCTGGCTGGTGGACAAAGTGGCCGGTGACCGGTGGTATACACCAACGGTCCTACCGCAGCTACATACCCTGATCTGGGGCAACTTGAGAGGCGTTTGA
- a CDS encoding LacI family DNA-binding transcriptional regulator has product MTDLAAEAQQSARGVVIGLIVPDITNPFFAQLAKSIEMEVASRGGMVMLANSHDDPGIELKQVRAMHEWPVTGIIVVAGSDASRSYSAELPIISLDRRYGTYPLVATDQRDGARKVVDHLHGLGHRIIAYIAGPENLEVARERRDGFIERVNELSTPDDEIDLTVHTGEFDFASGEAVARNILLQLRRGFRITAIATASDQQAIGVLRCARDLGVHVPQDVSVIGFDDITLASLVVPRLTTLRQPIEDIASVAVDRIVAKMEAPSDHAVRGSLIVRESTAPASRWD; this is encoded by the coding sequence ATGACTGACTTGGCAGCTGAGGCGCAACAAAGTGCCAGAGGCGTGGTCATTGGCTTGATCGTACCTGACATCACCAATCCGTTCTTTGCTCAATTGGCAAAAAGCATCGAGATGGAAGTTGCTTCGCGGGGCGGCATGGTGATGCTTGCCAACTCCCATGACGATCCGGGCATTGAGCTCAAACAGGTTCGGGCTATGCACGAATGGCCCGTCACGGGGATCATCGTGGTGGCCGGTTCTGATGCCAGCCGATCCTATTCCGCGGAGCTGCCGATCATATCCCTTGATCGCCGTTACGGCACATATCCCCTGGTTGCGACCGATCAGCGGGATGGCGCGCGCAAGGTCGTCGATCATCTGCATGGTCTGGGGCACCGGATCATCGCCTATATAGCCGGGCCGGAAAACCTGGAGGTCGCCCGCGAGCGGCGCGACGGGTTCATTGAGCGGGTCAATGAGCTTTCCACGCCGGATGATGAGATTGATCTGACCGTTCACACCGGTGAATTTGATTTTGCATCCGGCGAGGCTGTTGCCCGAAACATTCTCCTGCAGTTGCGCAGAGGCTTTCGCATCACCGCCATAGCAACGGCAAGCGACCAGCAGGCAATCGGTGTTCTGCGGTGCGCGCGTGACCTTGGTGTGCACGTTCCGCAGGATGTCTCCGTGATCGGCTTCGACGACATCACCTTGGCATCTCTTGTTGTTCCGCGTCTCACGACCCTGCGCCAGCCAATCGAGGACATTGCTTCGGTCGCCGTTGATCGCATTGTCGCCAAGATGGAGGCGCCCTCGGATCATGCCGTCCGCGGCTCGCTAATTGTCCGCGAATCCACCGCACCGGCAAGCCGCTGGGATTAA
- a CDS encoding GNAT family N-acetyltransferase → MTDPVDQQFQIVSGFPEDQRETAAALFWQAFSGKLGKILAPDDKALSLIARLLDSDFAISALDKDGGLIGMAGFKTKDGALVSGSLSDMTTVYGLFGGLWRGIVLDLLEREPEPGLLLMDGIFVSAEARGLGVGTALLNAICSAAVARGCSRVRLDVIDTNLRARALYERSGFVPAGTEETGPFKYIFGFSSATRMEKPLQAA, encoded by the coding sequence ATGACGGATCCCGTAGATCAACAGTTTCAGATTGTGTCCGGCTTTCCCGAAGATCAACGGGAGACGGCAGCTGCCTTGTTTTGGCAAGCGTTTTCCGGAAAGCTCGGCAAGATCCTGGCCCCGGATGACAAGGCGCTCTCCTTGATTGCCCGTCTCCTTGATTCTGACTTCGCAATCAGTGCGCTGGATAAAGACGGCGGGCTTATAGGAATGGCCGGGTTCAAGACCAAGGACGGCGCGCTGGTTTCTGGCAGCCTGTCGGACATGACAACCGTCTATGGTCTGTTTGGAGGGCTGTGGCGCGGGATTGTGCTGGATCTCCTGGAGAGAGAGCCAGAGCCCGGACTTTTGTTGATGGACGGAATTTTTGTGAGTGCCGAAGCACGCGGTCTTGGCGTTGGCACGGCCCTTTTGAATGCAATCTGCTCGGCTGCCGTTGCGCGCGGCTGCTCCCGGGTTCGGCTGGATGTTATCGATACCAACCTGCGGGCAAGGGCGCTTTATGAGCGGTCGGGGTTTGTGCCGGCAGGCACTGAGGAAACAGGACCGTTCAAATACATTTTCGGTTTCTCATCTGCGACGCGCATGGAAAAGCCGTTGCAAGCCGCTTGA
- a CDS encoding LLM class oxidoreductase, with the protein MLKRTSDGGFQSLNTAYNATFRQNRMSIGLVVPIENYANSAVPTMQDHLDRVKLADKLGFAAVWLRDVPFDVPSFGDAGQTFDPFVYLGTLAAVTDRIALGVSSIILPLRHPAHVAKAAATADVLSGGRLLLGIASGDRPAEFPALNVSFETRGNAFRESYDYIRRMADPTPAFNSPLGAPSGGMNMLPKPVADRLPILITGGSQQEPDWIAHNADGWMTYPRNVSHQAEVIEDYRRRVAAAGLADKPVMQPLYVDLLEDKDAPPQPIHLGFRFGVRALNRYLVSLEEIGVNHVALNLRFNQANTENTLARLADELLPNFHA; encoded by the coding sequence ATGCTGAAACGCACCTCAGACGGCGGTTTTCAGTCATTGAATACCGCGTACAATGCCACTTTCCGGCAGAACAGGATGAGCATCGGTCTCGTCGTTCCAATTGAAAACTATGCCAATAGCGCCGTGCCGACGATGCAGGATCATTTGGATCGGGTAAAGTTGGCGGATAAACTGGGTTTTGCTGCTGTTTGGTTGCGCGATGTACCGTTCGATGTCCCGTCTTTCGGGGATGCGGGGCAGACCTTTGACCCGTTTGTCTATCTGGGAACCCTGGCGGCCGTCACTGACCGCATCGCGCTGGGCGTTTCCAGCATTATCCTGCCGCTTCGGCATCCGGCACATGTTGCAAAGGCGGCGGCGACAGCGGATGTGCTTTCTGGCGGCCGTTTGCTGCTCGGGATTGCGTCTGGAGACAGGCCGGCGGAATTCCCTGCGTTGAATGTTTCATTTGAAACCCGCGGCAATGCGTTTCGTGAAAGCTATGACTACATTCGCCGCATGGCTGACCCTACTCCGGCTTTCAACAGCCCGCTTGGCGCACCATCCGGAGGGATGAACATGCTGCCAAAACCAGTTGCAGATCGGTTGCCGATACTGATTACAGGTGGCAGCCAACAGGAGCCGGACTGGATTGCCCATAATGCAGATGGTTGGATGACCTATCCCCGAAACGTTTCGCACCAAGCCGAGGTGATCGAGGACTACCGGCGGCGCGTCGCTGCCGCGGGTTTGGCGGACAAACCGGTCATGCAACCGCTCTATGTCGACTTGCTTGAAGACAAGGATGCTCCGCCACAGCCGATCCATCTCGGCTTCCGGTTTGGGGTTCGGGCTCTGAACCGCTATCTGGTGTCCCTTGAAGAAATCGGTGTGAACCACGTGGCCCTGAATCTTCGATTCAATCAAGCAAACACTGAAAACACCTTGGCCCGGCTCGCCGATGAGCTGCTGCCCAACTTTCACGCGTGA
- the speB gene encoding agmatinase, whose translation MTSHGYESGRLNLPFVGICTFGKYPYQPDWDAIDADVAVLGAPFDFGTQWRSGARMGPRAIREASTLFSFGHAGAYDFEDDITYLPAETTQIVDIGDADIVHTDTIESHKRIEFGVRKILEAGALPVVLGGDHSINIPCINAFDGEEPIHVVQIDAHLDFVDERHGVRYGHGNPMRRAAEKSYVTGLTQIGIRNVSSTARDGYEAARQMGSDIVSVRQARKLGIDVLLAKIPKGKRYYLTLDIDAFDPSIAPGTGTPSHGGFLYYEILELIDGLAKQGEIVGMDLVEVAPDYDPAGVTSVLAAQILMNTIGRILHQRSKS comes from the coding sequence ATGACATCTCACGGATATGAAAGCGGGCGGCTCAACCTGCCCTTTGTCGGAATTTGCACATTTGGAAAGTATCCGTACCAGCCGGATTGGGATGCCATTGACGCAGATGTCGCCGTTCTTGGAGCGCCGTTTGATTTCGGAACCCAATGGCGCTCTGGAGCTCGAATGGGGCCAAGGGCGATCCGGGAGGCATCAACACTGTTCTCCTTCGGCCACGCCGGGGCCTATGATTTCGAAGATGACATTACCTACCTGCCTGCGGAAACCACGCAGATTGTTGACATTGGTGATGCAGATATCGTTCACACAGACACGATCGAGAGCCACAAACGCATCGAGTTTGGTGTTCGTAAAATACTTGAGGCCGGAGCCTTGCCAGTCGTGCTAGGGGGAGATCATTCGATCAATATTCCCTGCATCAATGCTTTCGATGGTGAAGAGCCAATCCATGTGGTGCAGATTGATGCCCACCTTGATTTTGTCGATGAGCGACATGGTGTGCGATACGGCCATGGCAATCCCATGCGCCGGGCGGCTGAAAAGTCTTATGTGACCGGCCTCACCCAAATCGGCATCCGCAACGTTTCGTCAACGGCCCGCGACGGTTATGAGGCGGCACGCCAGATGGGCTCGGACATCGTATCTGTCAGACAGGCACGGAAACTGGGCATAGACGTGCTTCTTGCCAAGATCCCGAAAGGCAAACGTTACTATCTGACGCTCGACATTGATGCTTTTGATCCATCCATCGCGCCGGGCACGGGTACGCCGAGCCATGGCGGGTTTCTTTATTATGAAATTCTGGAGCTGATCGACGGGCTTGCGAAACAGGGGGAGATTGTCGGGATGGATCTTGTTGAAGTTGCTCCGGACTATGATCCCGCCGGTGTCACAAGTGTTTTGGCCGCACAAATTCTCATGAACACAATCGGCAGGATTTTGCACCAACGGTCCAAATCATGA
- a CDS encoding tetratricopeptide repeat protein — protein METRGASLAVLIVLGLNGAAFAVPSDTEDLPPKPTQTSTECPDGKAWDKESNRCIDIKSDLFDDNDRFLAARELAYAGRLTASAQALDAIWEQDRPRVLTYRGFLARKAGDWPQAEKYYLAALAADPDSLMTRSYMGMGLFERGDKAGAIGQLREIRARGGRGGWPERALLMAMRAGGKTSY, from the coding sequence ATGGAAACGCGCGGAGCGTCTTTGGCGGTTTTGATTGTCTTGGGTCTGAACGGCGCAGCTTTCGCGGTGCCCTCCGACACTGAGGACCTGCCACCCAAGCCGACACAGACCTCGACCGAATGTCCGGACGGGAAGGCCTGGGATAAAGAGAGCAACCGCTGCATTGATATCAAATCGGATCTCTTTGACGACAATGACAGGTTCCTAGCCGCGCGTGAACTCGCCTATGCGGGACGCCTGACGGCGTCAGCGCAGGCGTTGGATGCTATTTGGGAGCAAGACCGCCCTCGCGTTCTCACCTATCGGGGATTTCTTGCGCGGAAGGCCGGGGATTGGCCGCAAGCTGAAAAATATTACCTTGCAGCACTCGCTGCGGATCCGGACAGCTTGATGACGCGATCATACATGGGGATGGGGTTGTTTGAGCGCGGCGACAAAGCTGGAGCGATCGGCCAACTCCGCGAGATCCGGGCACGTGGGGGCCGGGGCGGATGGCCGGAAAGAGCATTGCTCATGGCGATGCGGGCCGGCGGTAAAACCAGCTATTGA
- a CDS encoding YHS domain-containing (seleno)protein, producing the protein MMNRRIVLGLAAAGVAAIALPSDPAFAKDPLALTGYDPVSYFSGRAPAKGSSEFTAQHRGKTYQFSSAQNRDAFAANPSRFAPQYDGYCAYGVARGYKVGVDPLAYKVVDGKLYVNYSRSVQRTWSRDVPGFISKANQNWPSLN; encoded by the coding sequence ATGATGAACCGGCGTATTGTTCTTGGCCTCGCAGCTGCCGGCGTTGCGGCGATCGCGCTTCCATCCGACCCGGCTTTTGCAAAAGATCCGTTGGCCCTGACCGGTTATGATCCGGTGTCCTATTTTTCCGGCCGCGCCCCAGCAAAGGGGTCTTCAGAATTCACTGCACAACATCGCGGCAAGACGTATCAGTTTTCGAGCGCTCAAAACCGGGATGCGTTTGCAGCCAATCCCAGCCGTTTCGCCCCTCAATATGATGGTTACTGCGCCTATGGTGTTGCCCGCGGCTATAAGGTGGGCGTCGACCCGCTGGCCTATAAGGTCGTCGATGGAAAGCTTTATGTGAATTACTCGCGTTCGGTTCAGCGCACCTGGAGCCGCGACGTTCCCGGATTTATTTCCAAGGCCAATCAAAACTGGCCGAGCCTGAATTGA
- the queD gene encoding 6-carboxytetrahydropterin synthase QueD, producing MYRITKEFHFSASHQLIGLPDDHPCARFHGHNYVVEVELASSELNQIGFVRDYNELKSLKTYIDDTLDHRHLNDVLGDDCVTAERLAKHLFDWCAQKWPETTAVRVKETPKTCAEYRPLTYIPAEARQ from the coding sequence ATGTATAGGATCACCAAGGAATTTCATTTCTCCGCGTCGCACCAGCTGATCGGCCTTCCGGACGATCATCCCTGCGCCCGGTTTCACGGCCACAACTACGTGGTCGAAGTTGAACTGGCGTCTTCTGAGCTCAATCAAATCGGTTTTGTCCGGGACTACAATGAGCTGAAATCCCTGAAGACCTATATCGACGACACACTCGATCACCGGCATCTCAATGACGTGCTCGGCGATGACTGTGTCACTGCGGAGCGGCTCGCCAAGCATCTTTTCGACTGGTGCGCTCAAAAATGGCCAGAGACGACGGCTGTCCGGGTGAAGGAAACGCCCAAAACATGCGCCGAGTACCGGCCGCTGACCTATATCCCCGCGGAGGCCCGCCAATGA